Proteins encoded within one genomic window of Kibdelosporangium phytohabitans:
- a CDS encoding acyltransferase domain-containing protein, whose product MSAAASDVERHLDAHSHDSGVGIAAINAPRLTVVSGPEAELVRVREVLSANGIGSMRVGSRQPFHCPAVAAAGEKFEAGFAGVTLRPARIPIVSTRTASLVTPEQAVTPGFWARQLDAPVLFWPAVGALFDIGDHTVVEAGPGKGFSMLARNIPPCAASAAA is encoded by the coding sequence GTGTCGGCGGCGGCGAGTGACGTCGAACGCCACCTCGACGCCCACAGCCACGACTCGGGTGTGGGCATCGCGGCGATCAACGCGCCTCGCCTGACCGTGGTCTCCGGCCCGGAGGCGGAGCTGGTTCGTGTCCGGGAGGTGTTGTCGGCCAACGGGATCGGCTCGATGCGGGTGGGTTCCCGGCAGCCTTTCCACTGCCCCGCGGTCGCGGCGGCGGGGGAGAAGTTCGAGGCGGGGTTCGCCGGCGTGACCCTGCGCCCGGCCCGGATCCCGATCGTCTCGACGAGGACAGCCAGCCTGGTCACGCCGGAGCAGGCCGTGACCCCGGGGTTCTGGGCACGGCAACTCGACGCGCCAGTGCTGTTCTGGCCCGCTGTGGGTGCTCTTTTCGACATCGGTGACCACACCGTCGTGGAGGCCGGTCCGGGAAAGGGGTTCTCCATGCTGGCAAGAAACATCCCGCCGTGCGCGGCAAGCGCAGCAGCGTGA
- a CDS encoding TetR/AcrR family transcriptional regulator, translated as MPADSAERETSRTPRTARGVQTRSRIVQSAARLFYVKGVSATTLDDVRTASGTSKSQLYNHFQDKAELIHAVIDVQAKIVLAREEDSLGRVRTLGGLRRWRNAVVQTCSLQGGAYGCTLGSMSIELSDSDEKSREALAAAFDTWQRLLAGALIRLRELGVLSADAKPDDLATGLLAALQGGYLLAQNGHNSRPMAVALDMALAHVESFARR; from the coding sequence ATGCCCGCGGACAGCGCCGAGCGCGAGACCTCCCGGACGCCCCGCACCGCACGGGGCGTGCAGACCCGTTCGCGGATCGTCCAGTCGGCGGCCCGGCTGTTCTACGTCAAAGGTGTCAGCGCCACCACCCTCGACGACGTCCGCACCGCGAGTGGCACCAGCAAGTCCCAGCTGTACAACCACTTCCAGGACAAGGCCGAGCTGATCCACGCCGTGATCGACGTGCAGGCGAAGATCGTGCTCGCCCGTGAGGAGGACAGCCTGGGCCGTGTCCGGACGCTCGGCGGGCTGCGCCGCTGGCGCAACGCCGTCGTGCAGACCTGTTCGCTGCAGGGCGGCGCGTACGGGTGCACGCTGGGCTCGATGTCCATCGAACTGTCCGACAGCGACGAGAAGTCCCGCGAGGCGCTCGCCGCGGCTTTCGACACATGGCAGCGCCTGCTCGCCGGGGCGTTGATCCGGCTGCGGGAGCTCGGTGTTCTCAGCGCCGACGCCAAACCGGACGATCTCGCGACCGGGCTGCTCGCCGCGCTGCAGGGCGGTTACCTGCTCGCCCAGAACGGGCACAACTCCCGTCCGATGGCCGTCGCGCTGGACATGGCCTTGGCGCACGTCGAATCCTTCGCCCGGCGCTGA
- a CDS encoding FAD-dependent monooxygenase, whose product MLAGELRLAGVDVIVTEKLARPSGESRGLGFTVRTMEVLDQRGLLPRFGELTTTAHHHFDGLPLNLGGLDGAHLANKSVLQSQTEEVLEKWAVEQGAEIRRGHELLSLTQNDDAVEIEVRGPAGGYRLRCAYLVGCDGGRSKVRKSAGFDFPGTPATMEIFLADVRGVRVQERKFGETVPGGLVMAGHLSDDLVRLIICEHGSAPRQRTGPAPFEEIAAAWMRLTGEDISTGTPVWTSAYGDAVRQVTNYRLGRVLLAGDSAHIHLPAGGQGMNVSIQDTITPRPRPTRS is encoded by the coding sequence ATGCTGGCGGGCGAGCTGCGGCTCGCCGGTGTCGACGTCATCGTCACCGAGAAGCTCGCCAGGCCGTCGGGCGAGTCGCGCGGGCTCGGTTTCACGGTGCGCACCATGGAAGTGCTGGACCAGCGGGGTTTACTGCCGCGGTTCGGCGAGCTGACCACCACGGCGCACCACCACTTCGATGGCCTGCCGTTGAACCTCGGCGGCCTCGACGGCGCGCACCTGGCGAACAAGTCGGTGTTGCAGTCGCAGACGGAGGAGGTCCTGGAGAAGTGGGCAGTCGAGCAGGGCGCTGAGATCCGCCGCGGCCACGAGCTGCTTTCCCTGACGCAGAACGACGACGCGGTCGAGATCGAGGTGCGCGGCCCGGCCGGTGGCTACCGGCTGCGGTGCGCCTACCTGGTGGGGTGTGACGGCGGGCGCAGCAAGGTGCGCAAGAGCGCCGGTTTCGACTTCCCCGGCACGCCGGCGACGATGGAGATATTCCTCGCCGACGTGCGCGGCGTTCGCGTGCAGGAGCGCAAGTTCGGCGAAACGGTGCCCGGCGGTCTGGTCATGGCGGGTCACCTCAGCGACGACCTGGTGCGGTTGATCATCTGCGAGCACGGCAGCGCGCCGAGGCAACGCACCGGGCCCGCGCCGTTCGAGGAGATCGCGGCGGCGTGGATGCGGTTGACCGGTGAGGACATCTCGACTGGCACCCCGGTGTGGACCAGCGCCTACGGCGACGCGGTCCGGCAGGTGACCAACTACCGGCTCGGCCGGGTCCTGCTGGCCGGGGATTCGGCGCACATCCACCTGCCCGCGGGCGGCCAGGGCATGAACGTCAGCATCCAGGACACGATCACACCCCGGCCGCGGCCGACGCGTTCGTGA
- a CDS encoding class I SAM-dependent methyltransferase → MTREPTSHERMTGLPWDASYQDGPAPWDVGGPQPAVVRLAAAGGFTGAVLDAGCGTGENALHVASLGLPVLGFDVAETALAIAAENAQGRNAEFTVADALGLHRLGRTFDTVLDCGLFHTFDADERPRYAASLSTVAKPGATLYVLCFSDAGPDTGPHPISRDDLREAFTSQTGWAVAAIEPDRVLTRFHGDSGAPAWLATITRGQACIEVSVR, encoded by the coding sequence ATGACGCGCGAGCCGACCAGTCACGAGCGGATGACCGGCCTGCCGTGGGACGCGTCCTATCAGGACGGACCGGCGCCGTGGGACGTCGGCGGCCCGCAACCGGCGGTCGTGCGCCTGGCAGCCGCGGGCGGCTTCACGGGAGCGGTGCTCGACGCGGGCTGCGGAACGGGCGAGAACGCGCTGCACGTCGCCTCGCTGGGGTTGCCGGTGCTCGGCTTCGACGTCGCCGAGACGGCACTGGCGATCGCCGCGGAGAACGCACAGGGCCGCAACGCCGAGTTCACCGTCGCCGACGCGCTCGGCTTGCACCGACTGGGCCGGACGTTCGACACCGTCCTGGACTGCGGCCTGTTCCACACGTTCGACGCTGACGAGCGACCACGGTACGCCGCGAGCCTCAGCACAGTGGCCAAGCCCGGCGCCACCTTGTACGTGTTGTGCTTCAGCGATGCGGGCCCTGACACCGGACCACACCCCATCAGCCGCGACGACCTGCGAGAAGCGTTCACCAGCCAAACCGGGTGGGCCGTCGCCGCCATCGAACCGGACCGGGTCCTGACGAGGTTCCACGGCGACAGCGGCGCACCGGCCTGGCTGGCGACGATCACGCGCGGTCAGGCCTGTATCGAAGTCTCCGTTCGATGA
- a CDS encoding cytochrome P450, with translation MTIPTGQTAYLVTRYRDAVHVLSDPVFSRQEVFRTRGTNYTGPGASSTGDMLLDMDPPQHTRIRGLVAKAFSRRRVESMRPGVRQMVDGLLDDLAEQGPPADLVDALCLPLPITVVCQLLGVSYDDRGWFQEWSMILASTADTAETKLTAVNELRSYLSEIIAAKRKSPKEDLLSELVSARADERMTEEELINLGVSLLPAGYETTANQMCKSIHALLLRPQEYTALAANPDGVPAASEELMRLYPSVLTPGFRVPTEDVTVGDVPIPAGSLVIVSDALASRDPEIFARAQEMDLRRGNNPHLAFGHGLHFCLGAALARVELEVAMTGLVTRFPGLRLAVEPDTIRWHTQRRFRGPSELPVTW, from the coding sequence GTGACCATCCCCACCGGACAGACAGCCTACCTGGTGACCCGCTACCGTGACGCGGTGCACGTGCTGTCCGACCCGGTCTTCAGCCGTCAGGAAGTGTTCCGCACCAGGGGAACCAACTACACCGGCCCCGGTGCCAGCAGCACCGGCGACATGCTACTGGACATGGACCCGCCGCAGCACACGCGAATCCGCGGCCTGGTGGCGAAGGCGTTCTCCCGCCGCCGTGTCGAGAGCATGCGGCCGGGCGTGCGGCAGATGGTCGACGGTCTGCTCGACGACCTCGCCGAGCAGGGACCACCGGCGGACCTGGTCGACGCGTTGTGCCTGCCGCTGCCGATCACCGTTGTCTGCCAGCTGCTCGGCGTGTCCTACGACGACCGCGGCTGGTTCCAGGAGTGGTCGATGATCCTGGCGTCGACGGCCGACACCGCGGAGACGAAACTGACCGCGGTGAACGAGCTGCGCTCGTACCTGTCGGAGATCATCGCCGCCAAACGCAAGTCTCCCAAGGAGGATCTGCTCAGCGAGCTCGTGTCGGCGCGTGCCGACGAGCGGATGACCGAGGAGGAGCTGATCAACCTCGGTGTGTCGCTGCTGCCCGCCGGATACGAGACAACCGCCAACCAGATGTGCAAGAGCATCCACGCTTTGCTGCTGCGGCCGCAGGAGTACACGGCGTTGGCCGCCAACCCGGACGGGGTGCCCGCGGCGTCGGAAGAGCTGATGCGGTTGTACCCGTCGGTGCTGACGCCCGGATTCCGTGTGCCCACAGAGGACGTGACCGTCGGCGACGTGCCGATCCCGGCAGGCAGCCTGGTCATCGTGTCGGACGCGCTGGCCAGCCGTGATCCCGAGATCTTCGCCCGTGCGCAGGAGATGGACCTCAGGCGCGGCAACAACCCGCACCTCGCGTTCGGGCACGGACTGCACTTCTGCCTCGGCGCCGCGCTGGCCCGTGTCGAGCTGGAGGTCGCGATGACCGGCCTGGTCACCCGGTTCCCGGGGCTGCGCCTCGCGGTCGAGCCGGACACCATCCGCTGGCACACCCAGCGCCGGTTCCGCGGGCCGTCCGAACTGCCCGTGACGTGGTGA
- a CDS encoding Rv2578c family radical SAM protein, producing MAIRWDAQRLDATNTGTLPGLARLSTFVRSVRTPEFHGVTFHEILAKSALNHVPTDARMLPGEWTINPYRGCTHACRYCFARNTHTRLELNTADDFDREIIVKTNIVEVLRDELKRKRTLPPRVAFGTNTDVYQRAEGRYALMPGIIDALADARIPFSILTKGTLIRRDLDRLRGASAVTTVHLGLSISILDERLQQSVEPGTATTAARLATVRAIRDAGMECTVFMAPILPLMTDQPAQLEELVGAVADAGATTVLYTPLYLASGVKEVFFGWLRGARPDLLERYSEVYAKGSATSRRYRDWLSDRIRPIIAAHGFPDPDETIEDKFALNGRTAVTPVFTPQPTLF from the coding sequence ATGGCCATACGTTGGGACGCCCAACGCCTCGACGCGACGAACACCGGTACCCTGCCCGGCCTGGCCCGGCTGTCGACGTTCGTCCGGAGCGTCCGGACGCCGGAGTTCCACGGCGTCACCTTCCACGAGATCCTCGCCAAGAGCGCGCTGAACCACGTGCCGACCGACGCGCGGATGCTGCCGGGCGAGTGGACGATCAACCCCTACCGGGGCTGCACCCACGCGTGCCGTTACTGCTTCGCCCGCAACACCCACACGCGGCTCGAGCTGAACACCGCCGACGACTTCGACCGCGAGATCATCGTCAAGACGAACATCGTCGAGGTGCTGCGCGACGAACTGAAACGCAAACGCACCCTGCCGCCGCGCGTGGCGTTCGGCACCAACACGGACGTGTACCAGCGCGCGGAAGGCCGTTACGCGCTCATGCCCGGGATCATCGACGCACTCGCCGACGCGCGGATCCCGTTCTCGATCCTGACCAAGGGCACGCTGATCCGCCGCGACCTCGACCGCCTGCGCGGGGCCAGCGCGGTGACCACAGTGCACCTGGGGTTGTCGATCTCGATCCTCGACGAACGGCTCCAGCAGTCCGTCGAGCCGGGGACCGCGACCACGGCAGCCAGACTGGCCACGGTACGAGCCATCAGGGACGCCGGGATGGAGTGCACGGTCTTCATGGCGCCGATCCTCCCGTTGATGACCGACCAGCCGGCGCAACTCGAAGAGCTGGTGGGCGCCGTCGCCGACGCCGGCGCGACCACCGTGCTCTACACACCGCTGTACCTGGCGAGCGGCGTGAAGGAGGTGTTCTTCGGCTGGCTCCGCGGCGCACGTCCTGACCTGCTCGAACGCTACAGCGAGGTGTACGCGAAAGGGTCCGCCACCTCGCGCCGCTACCGCGACTGGCTCAGCGACCGGATCCGGCCGATCATCGCCGCGCACGGGTTCCCCGATCCCGACGAGACCATCGAGGACAAGTTCGCGCTCAACGGCCGGACAGCCGTCACCCCCGTGTTCACCCCGCAACCCACCTTGTTCTGA
- a CDS encoding AMP-binding protein has protein sequence MADGPERIALEVGPERLTYRELSDLADHVAGQLVARTGDVPRRVGLLAARTVLAYAGYLAIQRLGATVVPLNPSFPPARNATVAQMSAMDVVLTDQDTPAVPVPVVHARRADGPPPTLPASTACADDIAYILFTSGSTEAPKGVCIAHRNVTSYLSHVIPRYEAGPGARFSQFFELTFDPSVYDMFIAWGSGATLVVPTRGGLLSPVRFVNRARVTHWNSVPSVISLAHRMKALRPGGMPGLRWSMFCGEPPNGTVPIGTPYPRLEHLVLDDGELCLRGPQRFPGYLDKADNTGRFLGEDEQIHDGSTELTDAHWYRTGDRVTCCDGQLVHLGRIDHQVKSAATGWNSAK, from the coding sequence GTGGCCGACGGCCCGGAGCGGATCGCGCTGGAGGTCGGCCCGGAGCGGCTGACCTACCGCGAGCTGTCCGACCTCGCCGATCACGTCGCCGGTCAGCTGGTCGCACGGACCGGCGACGTTCCCCGCCGGGTCGGTCTTCTGGCGGCACGGACTGTGCTCGCGTACGCGGGTTATCTGGCCATCCAGCGGCTCGGCGCGACCGTCGTCCCGCTCAACCCGTCGTTCCCGCCCGCGCGCAACGCCACCGTCGCCCAGATGTCCGCGATGGACGTCGTACTCACCGATCAGGACACGCCTGCTGTCCCGGTCCCCGTGGTGCACGCGCGCCGAGCCGACGGACCGCCGCCCACGCTTCCGGCGTCCACCGCGTGTGCGGACGACATCGCCTACATCCTGTTCACTTCCGGTTCGACGGAAGCGCCGAAGGGTGTGTGTATCGCGCACCGGAACGTGACGTCGTATCTGTCCCACGTGATCCCCCGCTACGAGGCTGGTCCGGGTGCACGGTTCTCCCAGTTCTTCGAGTTGACGTTCGACCCGTCGGTGTACGACATGTTCATCGCGTGGGGTTCCGGTGCGACGCTGGTCGTGCCAACCCGTGGCGGCTTGTTGTCACCCGTGCGGTTCGTCAACCGCGCCCGGGTCACGCACTGGAACTCGGTCCCGTCGGTGATCTCGTTGGCTCACCGGATGAAGGCGTTGCGGCCAGGTGGCATGCCGGGGCTGCGGTGGAGCATGTTCTGCGGTGAGCCACCCAATGGCACAGTCCCGATCGGCACTCCCTACCCGCGGTTGGAACACCTGGTCCTGGACGACGGCGAACTGTGCCTGCGCGGGCCGCAACGATTCCCCGGCTACCTCGACAAAGCGGACAACACCGGCCGCTTCCTCGGCGAGGACGAACAAATCCACGACGGCTCGACCGAACTGACCGACGCGCACTGGTACCGGACCGGTGACCGGGTGACCTGTTGCGACGGTCAGCTCGTGCATCTCGGACGGATCGACCACCAGGTGAAATCCGCGGCTACCGGGTGGAACTCGGCGAAATAG
- a CDS encoding FAD-dependent monooxygenase — protein MPRTQVLVAGGGLTGLSAAVFLAWHGVQSVVVERHADLPRRPASRAVNPRTMEVLRQVGLEHAVMRHGDARTKNPMSPCTAVSIAQDRFEGILRDRAEALGAMVCFGTELRSFDASADSVTATVVDDDGEYTVEADGSDDLGFPVLLGRRGRPRWQCRAAARPAPRTAR, from the coding sequence ATGCCACGCACCCAGGTCCTAGTGGCGGGAGGCGGCCTCACCGGACTGTCGGCCGCGGTGTTCCTCGCCTGGCACGGTGTGCAGAGCGTAGTCGTGGAACGCCACGCAGATCTCCCCCGCCGTCCCGCGTCACGCGCGGTCAACCCGCGCACGATGGAAGTCCTGCGCCAAGTCGGCCTGGAACACGCCGTCATGCGCCATGGCGACGCCCGCACGAAGAACCCGATGAGCCCGTGCACGGCCGTGTCGATCGCGCAGGACCGTTTCGAAGGCATACTCCGTGACCGTGCCGAAGCGCTCGGTGCGATGGTGTGCTTCGGCACGGAACTGAGGTCCTTCGACGCCTCCGCGGACAGTGTCACAGCCACTGTCGTCGACGACGACGGCGAATACACGGTCGAAGCGGATGGAAGCGACGACCTTGGGTTTCCGGTACTGCTCGGACGCCGTGGCCGACCCCGGTGGCAATGTCGCGCCGCTGCCCGCCCAGCTCCGCGGACAGCCCGGTAG
- a CDS encoding LLM class flavin-dependent oxidoreductase, with product MDLVFGANIKPTHADPTQALRLARRIDRAGLDLVTIQDHPYRPEYHDTWTLLTFLAAGTTRVAFVPTVANLPLRPPAMLAKSAASLDSLTGGRVRLGLGAGAFWDDIVSMGGPRRTPGEAVDAVSDAIDLVRSLWTSPRFGPAPSRKLEIWLGANGPRMLDLVGTKADGWQPSLLHMGLDKLPAASARIDTAATLAGRPPGSIRKVYNLAGRIGSPSALPLHGSRGSGPSGSWNSSASAA from the coding sequence ATGGACCTCGTCTTCGGCGCGAACATCAAACCCACGCACGCCGATCCCACGCAGGCGCTGCGGCTGGCGCGACGGATCGACCGGGCCGGGCTTGACCTGGTCACGATCCAGGACCACCCGTACCGCCCGGAGTACCACGACACGTGGACACTGCTGACGTTCCTGGCTGCCGGCACAACCCGGGTGGCTTTCGTCCCCACCGTCGCGAACCTGCCGTTGCGCCCGCCCGCGATGCTCGCGAAGTCCGCCGCCAGCCTGGATTCGCTGACCGGCGGCCGGGTGCGGCTCGGGCTCGGCGCCGGGGCGTTCTGGGACGACATCGTCTCGATGGGTGGTCCGCGCCGGACGCCCGGCGAGGCCGTGGACGCGGTGAGCGACGCGATCGACCTGGTCCGTTCACTGTGGACGTCCCCGCGGTTCGGTCCGGCACCGAGCCGGAAGCTGGAGATCTGGCTGGGCGCCAACGGTCCCCGGATGCTCGACCTGGTCGGCACCAAGGCGGACGGCTGGCAGCCGTCGCTGCTGCACATGGGGCTCGACAAGCTGCCCGCGGCGTCCGCCCGGATCGACACCGCCGCCACCCTCGCGGGCCGCCCGCCCGGCTCGATCCGCAAGGTCTACAACCTCGCCGGGCGGATCGGTTCCCCGTCGGCGCTGCCGTTGCACGGCTCGCGCGGCAGTGGACCGAGCGGATCGTGGAACTCGTCGGCAAGTGCGGCATGA